One Capsicum annuum cultivar UCD-10X-F1 chromosome 2, UCD10Xv1.1, whole genome shotgun sequence genomic window carries:
- the LOC107860708 gene encoding protein CHLOROPLAST IMPORT APPARATUS 2 → MCISDTECRSVPPKNHKSKSKTKLKKRRKPKYLSLSLELSEKKSEPSDHIIVSSSNGSSTHDIPHQDSHQLNLFPLHPENLVDDKDSTVQEENVALFFTGAENSATNLTELLVSSKDEIDSNISTSVPNYMTVSSSEASLTYADTYRGQQGELVRTALRNKEREHSEEEKWVVYSDVVDVDQHSETTRKDEEVSSCPRNKHHQRQQQLSLKLDYDEILNAWSDKGPLYLHSESPQIVPDILDDFLTCETPFSSNGGLMGSSAVLYRVPEVVASEQSGGKATEIEEEDLNMKAGRREASVMRYKEKRQNRLFSKTIRYQVRKLNAEKRPRVKGRFVKRD, encoded by the exons ATGTGTATTTCCGATACCGAGTGCCGGTCCGTTCCACCAAAAAATCataaatccaaatccaaaaccaagCTGAAAAAGCGTAGAAAACCGAAGTACCTAAGCCTAAGTCTCGAGCTTTCGGAGAAAAAATCTGAACCGTCCGATCATATTATCGTTTCATCATCCAACGGTAGCAGTACCCATGATATTCCTCATCAGGATTCTCATCAGCTCAATCTGTTCCCTCTACATCCAGAAAATTTGGTGGATGATAAGGACAGTACTGTCCAAGAAGAGAACGTAGCTCTCTTCTTTACTGGCGCTGAAAACAGCGCCACTAATCTCACGGAGCTTCTCGTTAGTTCCAAGGATGAAATTGACAGCAACATAAGTACTAGTGTTCCGAATTACATGACGGTTTCGTCATCGGAGGCGAGCTTGACATATGCCGACACTTACAG GGGACAACAAGGTGAGCTTGTACGGACGGCTCTGAGGAATAAAGAGAGGGAGCACAGTGAAGAAGAGAAGTGGGTTGTTTACTCTGACGTTGTTGATGTCGATCAACATAGTGAGACAACGAGGAAGGACGAGGAAGTAAGTAGTTGTCCGAGGAACAAACATCATCAGCGACAACAACAATTGTCTCTAAAGCTCGATTATGACGAAATACTGAATGCTTGGTCCGATAAAGGCCCGCTTTACCTTCATTCTGAGTCCCCACAGATAGTTCCAGACATCCTTGACGATTTTCTCACCTGCGAAACGCCTTTCTCATCGAAT GGTGGTCTAATGGGTAGCAGCGCTGTTCTGTATAGAGTTCCAGAAGTAGTGGCAAGTGAACAAAGTGGTGGCAAAGCCACAGAAATAGAGGAGGAGGATTTGAATATGAAGGCAGGACGAAGAGAGGCAAGTGTTATGAGGTACAAAGAGAAGAGACAGAACAGGCTCTTCTCTAAAACCATCCGCTATCAAGTTCGCAAGCTCAATGCTGAAAAGCGCCCTCGCGTCAAG GGGAGATTTGTTAAGAGGGATTAA
- the LOC107860709 gene encoding 16.9 kDa class I heat shock protein 3: MSKMISLLSSSDPMVAMMNMCPVLSTPIDWKETPEEHWFFADLPGLTKEDVKVEVDNGRILIISGKWKAEELVDEKEKKKLNMKWHRVERNRGNFCRKFRLPEKIKADQVKASMENGVLIVTVPKEEVKKPLSKVIEIEEK, translated from the exons atgtcaaagatgATCAGCTTATTGAGCAGCAGTGACCCAATGGTTGCCATGATGAATATGTGTCCCGTGTTGAGTACCCCAATTGACTGGAAAGAAACCCCTGAAGAACATTGGTTCTTCGCTGACCTTCCAG GGCTGACCAAAGAGGATGTGAAGGTGGAAGTTGACAACGGGAGGATACTAATAATTAGTGGGAAATGGAAAGCAGAAGAATTAGTTGatgaaaaggagaagaagaaattgaacATGAAATGGCACAGAGTGGAACGTAATAGAGGCAATTTCTGCAGGAAGTTTAGGCTTCCAGAAAAGATAAAGGCAGATCAAGTTAAAGCATCCATGGAAAATGGTGTCCTCATTGTTACTGTCCCTAAAGAAGAGGTGAAGAAACCTTTATCCAAAgtaattgaaattgaagaaaaataa